In Setaria italica strain Yugu1 chromosome IX, Setaria_italica_v2.0, whole genome shotgun sequence, the genomic stretch CCGATGAAATTGACCTGCCGATGGCCTTGTCACTCTCGCCTCCTCTCGCCACCAAGGAAGAAGGAAGCAGACGGAGAAGAAGCTGTGAGTAAATTTGGCCCAAGCCTTATATGGGCCTAGCTGTTCTTGGGCTAGGTCTCTCTCATCGGCTTGGGTTCGGCCCGGCCAGCCAGTTCTCTCGCGCGCTGGCATGGCGGCACGCGCCTCTCGCCCGCCCGGCGAGGCGTCGGCCGCTGGCCCTTCCCCCGTCTCCTCCCGAGTCGCCGGTGGCTTCGGCTGAATGAGATTATGTGCGGTCGTAGGTGATTGACTGCTCATGCTGCGGTGCTCCCTCATGCAGATGCAGCCATGCCCCCGTCAGTCCACAACTGACACAACCCGCTCTCTTGGTCTCATGTTTCGGCTGCCACTCGCCTGCCCCTGCCGGCGTTGCCAACCCTATACTGGATAGGTCAGTAGGTGGCCAACCTACCAGCGCTGGTTCGTGGTGATGGATTGCAGGGTGAGATCTAGGGTCGATTCTTTCGCCAATCCGATGGGAAAGGGCCACTAACTAATCAGTGACCTGACCAATGCTATGCCAATCCCGCATGCCTGCAGCCAGTTCGAGAATTTTCCTTGGCACCTGCGGTTTGAGGCTGACGCCCTCGCGCCCGTTGAACGGGCAAGTCTCTGTGTTCGGACGTCAACATCTCCAGAAACGTCGGATTCTCGGACCACCATTCCTATGAATGACAGAATTGATGATGCTCCTCAATTCCTCGTGCCTGTCATCGTCACAAGGACTATCTCCGTCTGTGCTTCTGCCCAGTCATTTTAGTTGCAGCTGTTGTGATAAAGCCTTGTGATCGACTAATCTGCAGCAGGGTCCTAGGTCCTTGGGGATACAGAGACACCAAGAAAGGACACTAGTTTAGTAGATCCACTTCCTGTAAACTATATGTGATCTTGTTTTCCCTACTTGGGTAAAACAAGCACCTGATTTGCATTTGGAAAAGGCGTAACGTTCATAGTTGTCAGTTGGCATGTATGTGCAAGATGTATGATTCTCTGAAGGATGGCAACTAAGACCAAGAAATAGGTTTGACTGTTGAATAGATTGGGAGGCCTCAATCCTCATGATACCTTACAAAATATATTGATACTAGATCAGAGGGCTCTATTATTATATTGATCAATGATATGAAATATTTTTTGGGCTTTTTAAACATTCTGTAGAATGTAGAAGTTGAGGCCTTGGGATAGAATGTTAACGGATGTGTCAAGTTTCTTTTCTCCAAAAGGGAGAATTTGGGAAGGTACAAGGGTACATAGAAAATCAATCTGGAAATTCGCGGCTGTATTTGACGATTTCACTTCACTAGTATTGTCGCATTTTTTTTGGCTTCAGGGCTGTACTGTGCTGACTTCTGCCAACGACGGTCTTGCAGTGTAATAACTGTTGCTTCAtaggttgtgacttgtgagtatGAATGTTGACATATAGTTGGACTCATATTTTCTGCAGGATAGGATTTGTGACTCAAGATGATGTTCTCTTTACCCATCTTACTGTGAAGGAGACGTTGACTTATGCGGCACTACTTCGTCTCCCAAGAACAATGACaagacaacaaaagaaagaacggGCAATGGACATTATATATGAGCTTGGCCTTGAAAGGTAGACTGCATTCTACATTTTCTGCATTGTTGAATGTTCACTTTTCTTACAAGGTGGCTTATTTTGGTGTGTTCAAAGGTGCCAGGACACAATGATTGGAGGATCTTTTGTGCGTGGGGTTTCAGGGGGTGAAAGGAAAAGAGTTTGCATTGGAAACGAGATTCTTATCAATCCATCTTTATTGTTTCTTGATGAGCCAACATCTGGGCTGGATTCAACTACAGCCCTAAGGATCGTtcagcttcttcatgacataGCGGAGGTGAGGTGGAAGTAAGTACTGACAAGTAACGGCACATTGGCTGCCATCAGTTCAGTTtgtatttaatttaatttagttgATTTCTGCAGGATGGGAAGACGGTAATCACCACAATTCACCAACCATCTAGCAGGCTGTTTCATAACTTTGACAAGCTTATCCTCCTGGGCAAAGGAAGTTTACTATACTTTGGGAAGGCATCTGAAGCCATGCCCTACTTCCAGTCCATTGGATGCACCCCACTTTTCGCGATGAACCCAGCAGAGTTTCTACTGGATCTCGCCAATGGCAACACTAATGATGTTTCTGTCCCTTCAGAATTAGATGATAAGGTGCATATGGAAAATCACAATTTGGAGAATAATAATTCCAAGAATGACTGCAGGCCATCAGCACAAGATGTTCATGAGGTGAAGCATGAAATCATTGTGCTGATGTTATGATATATGGCTTGGTTTTTAATTGTACTGAATAAGGTATTTGTGATGTTATGCAGTACTTGGTAGATGCTTATGAGACTCGAGTGGCTtttaaggagaagaagaagcttcTAGCACCGCTTCCAATCAGTGATGACCTGAAGGCAACTATAACATCATCAAAGCGAGAGTGGGGCACAAGCTGGTGGCAGCAATATTCCATCCTCTTTTGTAGAGGGATCAAGGAAAGACGGCATGATTATTTGAGCTGGATGAGAATCACCCAGGTCATAGCTACGTCGGTTATCTTAGGTTTACTGTGGTGGCGCTCTGATCCCAGAACACTAAAAGGTCTAGAAGATCAGGTATATACACACAACTTGCTATTTGATCTGGTTAAGTTAATTCCCATACAATACAACTAATTGATACATCGGACCATAGCATGATAAGACAATGCCATTTTGTGCATGCAGGCTGGCTTATTATTTTTCATTGCTGTGTTTTGGGGTTTCTTTCCTGTGTTTACTGCAATCTTCACATTCCCTCAAGAGAGGGCAATGTTGAACAAAGAGCGTGCAGTTGACATGTACAAGCTCAGTGCATACTTCTTGGCCAGAACGACAAGTGATCTACCACTTGACCTTTTCCTCCCTGTTGTATTCATGGTGATCGTCTACTTCATGGCAGGCCTCAAAGCAACTGCCACACATTTCTTTCTTAGCATGTTGACTGTCTTTCTCAGCATAATTGCTGCTCAGGTAAGAAATTCAGAGCCAGTTTCGCTATGCATTACAGTCTCCATGTCTTGTTTTGCCCTTTATAAAAGGAGAAAACTGGACATTGGATGGCTTACTAGTTACAAACAGTGTGACTGTTATAAATGAAGAACACGTGACACACTCTTGTGCCAAATAGACAGTCAATAATAAATCATCTGGGGTCAATGAGAGAGGCATATTGAACATAAGGATGTTCTCTTGTCATGACCAGTCAATCCATATTATTAACCATTGGTTAATATAACTAGAATATACTGCAAAAGGGTATATTAACATTTACCAGTGATTCTTCTCAGAACTAGTGGTCTCAACAAAAACTGATATTGCAGGGACTAGGATTGGTAATTGGAGCTTCCCTGCTGGATATCAAGAAGGCAACAACTCTAGCTTCAGTTACGGTCATGACCTTCATGCTAGCAGGAGGCTTCTTTGTAAAGGTGAGTGCATTACCTGATTTAGCTACTGCTGAATTAAATATGAATGTGTGATCTCGCAAAAACAGGCATTTGGCTTGGAGCACCGAATAACTCTGTCCTAATTCCACTCTGATAATCTGCAGACGGTTCCGCCATTCATCTCCTGGCTGCGCTACCTGTCCTTCAACTACCACACGTACAGGCTCCTGCTGAAGGTGCAGTACGATCCCGTGCCGGAAATCCTGACCACCACGAAACATATGGACAACGGCGCCACCGAGGTTGCGGCTCTCGTCGCCATGATCATCGGCTACCGGGTGCTGGCGTACCTGTCGCTGAGAAGGGTGAATGCCCCAAGCAGCTAGCACATCGCATCACTAAGTGTGTGGACTGACTGAAGCCTCAGCTCCTGGAGGCTGCCACTGCAAGTGTAGCACTCGCTGTTTGGGTGTGTAGGGAAGTTTGTTTTTATATTGCACCGTGAAAAGATGGAATTCTTTTACTTCTCTGTCTTTTTCAACTAAGTTCAGAGGGCCCAAAGGCCAAACACGAGTACTGAACAAGAAGAATCTGTAGCGAGTATCAGAGAAAAGCTGTGTTGTAATCTTTTCTTCACAACGGTTACGTGTTTTAAGGCTAGTTTCAGAGTTTTTACGAGAGAGAAGAATAGAGTCACTCCTCCGGTACAATTACCAAGACCATGAAACTGAATGAAACACCCACTGagaccttttttttatttcatccCATGACACATTCGATCATAATATTATTGAAGAATTAAATGTTGCAATTTGTCTACGAAATTGTATGATGAAACTTTGCACTGATAGTGACAATTTCGTTTCATTGAAAAGCTGACATAGCAGTCGTGGTAATAATGTGATGAAACTATGCATTGAGATTAGCCTAAGTGATCAGAATACGTAGTTTTAGGACAAAAACCTActcatactcccaaacatgCCTCTCATGGCTGGGGGTGGGATTGGGACGGCATCTCTAGAAATAGAGAAAGGAAGATATCCTGCGTGCATACCCATGGGAGAGACTAAACATTAGAACTGTAAAGAAAAATGGTTACTTCTGAGCTCATATAGAGGCAAAAAAGAAACCCAATAAAGAATCATACCAATAAACGGAATCACAGGTGGTCTGATGTTCTACAGTTCAAGGGGCAGACGTGTGCATCAGTGTTTCATTAATCTGCATCAGGCTTGGACGGTACCACTTCTGCAATGCTTGTTCCTGTTGTTACCTGTAGAAAATTGGCACTGAACTTGTAGGCTGCAATGATCATTCCAACTTGTGAATAGAgcgctcttttcttttttgctactGTTGTTAGGGTAAAAAGGAGCACACAAAAAAATGGACTTCCAGATCTTGGCAAGAACTGACGACGTTAACCGATGTTAGGCTCTAACAGGCCTGTTACTGGTATGTTTACAAAGTACATACTGTGCAGAGCTATGCCCCAACATATACTGATATAACAGGATCATGGAATGGAAGTACCAGGAGGACAATGGACAGTAAGCATAAATACAGCACAGAAAATATTGTCGTATCAGTATCACTACTCTGGAAGTACGATATCAGAATATATTTTGTCAATATCTTTACAGAAGTCCAGGTCCCCTGTCATGGCTGCTCAGTGCTCCATGTATTGACATGGGGGTGGGGTAGTCTTCGTCTTTTCGCCTGCAGGAAAAAGAGGCAGCACAGAATCAGTATTCCTGCACAAGTCAAATTCTCGCAAGCAGATTATGCGATCATAAGATCTATTACCAAAACAGAATCCCATGTAGAATAGCATTATGTACCAAGTAGATGATAAAAGGCAAGGCTTCAAAATTGTAACgttttgctacaatttttctCTCTTTACCAAGTAGGCAGCTTATGCTGTTGCCTCGGTTGTCCCGCACCTAATTCAGTTCATGGTTTACTAATTGCTAGAAGCATTTGAGTAGGAAACTCACCATAAGCTCCACGAATCTCAACCTCCCGCCATTCTTGAACAAGGGCGCAGCAACAACACAGCAGATGTGAAAGGAAGTCATCACAGCAGCCTCCCTGTCAGAAGCATAAGAGCATTAGAACTTCAGGTACTGCAAAGACTCCAGCAAGTTTGATAACATATAAGAAAGCTTATCTTCCAGTTAAGAATGTATATGCCCAACCACTTCATTAGCAGTAGACAAATAGATATATTGTATAAGATAACTTTATCAAGATAATTGTTAACCAAATGTTTTCCCAGGATATTCTGGTTTGGGTAAATGGCCAATCCCCAAGGTAGTCAGCTCCAAGTTATAGAGTATGGTAAAGAGATGAGCATTTTCTACTTTAAAGACGAATACAATATCAACTAGTAAAACGTCCAGGAATATTTACCGCAATGTCCAACTTTTGGCGAAGCTTTCTCCTTACACAGCAAGTATAACAGCAGCAGGATAATATCAGGGAGTATGCCATAATATCATTGCAAGCCTCTCCAGAAGCTGAAAGCAACACAGAATTACAGTGTAAAGCAAGCTCTATCTAACTGAAGCGACTAAAAGCTCACAAACTTTATGACAGCATTCTACTTAGAAGTATGCATGGCTGTGTGTCCTGCTGCAAAGAAAACGAGGAGGAAACCCTCGCCagttttcataattttttttaaaaaacagcATGTAACATAAGGTGATGATATTTTCAATTTTCAGAGAAATATTCTTACACATTGGTCTGTCCTTGGCGACTGAAGCAATTCTCGAGAAGGTTCCACAGGGGAAAAACAATGTCTTCAAACCTATGTTATCATAACGAGTGAATACAAGGGAAACAAAATTACATAGGAATAATCTCCAAGCCTGGATTGAGTAAATCATAAACTGAGCAGTTATAAATAGGACAAGTAGGAGCAAGCTAGATACAAGGCTGAACAAGTGTTCTTAAAATATCATGTAAAATACAACAGTGAAATCATTGAACTAAATACTGAACAGAGTGAATAAAGTTATGACAATCGAATCTCCGTTGTTCAAAGATAAGATTAATAGACATACACAGAGCTGGCTCTGAACAGCAGCCAAGTAAATCTGCATGCCACTCATCGCTGTATGATCCTCTTCTTGAGACAAGATCATGTCCATATGAAACTGGTGAAGAACATCTGCATGGGATACACACCATCAGAACTTCAGAACTACCAGATGTATTATAGTATGTACTTCCATTGTCGAAAATAACCTAATTTCCCTTCCAACTAAAAAACAACAACACTACACAGGAATCTGGTTTCTTTATCTTTTAGGACACACAATTTAGTGTACCAGAATTACATCTCCAAACAAGGTAATGGTCAATGGCATGTGGACAGTTCTCATATCACTCACAACCCATACAGACTCAAAATGCAGGTTAATGTTAACCCAAGGGAAAAAGGGTTCCGTACACCATCTTATATGTCAATATAATATCATAAAGAAACAGTTGCCAAAACTAACACAGCTAAATTCACCAACCGTTGTGTACTGCAGGCATCTTTTTGCTTCTTAGGatagtcatcatcatcatacgaTTTTGCAACATCTCCTTTGGATTCCTTGTAATTTGAATCCTTTTCAGAAACTTTTGCATTTGTTTCTTCCTCTGGAATGGTACATGCCACAGTTTTTGTTACTCCAAGCAGGTGCTGAATAACCTCACATGAGCCCAGATCCATGTGGCTTTGTGATCTTTGAAGCTCCACCTGGAGCTTCTCACTCTCCTTCTTGAGGGCTTCATTGAAAGGCAAGTTTGGATAGGAACATGACAGAGTCTTCTTGAGCACTATTGTAGGATTTGTACAAGGATCAGGATTCAACAGAGCATCTTGCACTTTCTTGTCTTCCTCATCAAAAGAATATTCACATTGGTCCCTCTCAATGTACTCAAGCCGATCCTGGAacagttaaaaaaaataataataagcCAAAAAGGAAATTCAGAGGAGCAGCAAAAGATGATCCTTGATCAGAGCTGAAAACAACTAGCTATACTGTTCAAAATTGAGCTTAACTTCCTAGTAGCAATTTTTAATTCCACAGGTGTACAGATGCAATGAAAGCGATGGCACATAAAAAAGTTGGAATTTCATTATCCGAAGAACATTAGAATCCTTGGTCACACCAACTTCATGGCCAACCAACATAGAACAAGAAACCAGTCAGGCCATGCAGGAAAACCACCCTAGTCAATCAGAGAGTGATACTTTAGAACCTCAAAAGTAGAGATTCCATGCACCATACTTCAGAACCAAAGAATGATTCACATCACGTTTCCTCTAAAGTCTGAACCAGAAAGAATATCCCGGCAGAATGGAATAataacaaattaaaatttctgAAAGCCTACCTAGCACATCCAGTCTAGCATTCTTCTGTAAGAATAAACAACTGAAACTAGTGGAAGTAAAAAAAACCGAGAGAAAGCCGATTACCGACCCGAATGCGGGCATTGTCGACGAGCGTGATGAGCGGGACGAGGCGGAGGTAGTTGTCGATCTCGCTCTGCGCCTTGCGGAACTGGTAGACGATGTTCCAGCCCATGGCGAGGAGGTAGAGGTAGGAGCGGTCCTGGCACGAGTTGACGAGCAGGTACCCGCGCCGGAGCGCGTCCTCAAGCTGCTCCAGCGGCTCGCGCGTCTCCGGGTACTTCCTGAGCTCGGAGACCCGGAGCTGCTCCAGCAGGCCGCCGATGAGTTTAAGGTGCCGCGCGAAGCGGCGGCAGTTGCTCTTGTGCATCCGCGCCGTGGACGCCGCCTTGACGATGAGGGAGATGAGCTTGACGGCGTCCAGCCCCGTGAGCTgcgcgatgttggagagctcccCTAAGTTGTCCCATGACGCCATTGCGAtcttgaattcttctccttcactTCACGCACGAGTCGCTCGGTCTCTCGCCTAACTCGCGCGCAGGGCGAAGATCAGGGAGACCCGGCCAATTCTACTAGCCACGGTGCATCCACCCGCCGGCCATGGTTCCAAGAACCTCGCTTTCGGTTCTTGATTGCGGAGAAAACGACCGCGACCGGGCAGATCTGGAAGATCACAGCAGCAGCATTCCTCCTATCGCCTGCGAGGAAGAAATCAACCAAGATTAAAGGTCCTTGTGCTCGCGCGAACCAATTCCGCGCCGGGAACGGCAAATGCTACTAGAAATCCAGTTAGCTGCTATACTGAACTACCTCTCCTTGGCAGCCGTGGCAGAATTGGAGACT encodes the following:
- the LOC101773657 gene encoding cell number regulator 13, with amino-acid sequence MASWDNLGELSNIAQLTGLDAVKLISLIVKAASTARMHKSNCRRFARHLKLIGGLLEQLRVSELRKYPETREPLEQLEDALRRGYLLVNSCQDRSYLYLLAMGWNIVYQFRKAQSEIDNYLRLVPLITLVDNARIRDRLEYIERDQCEYSFDEEDKKVQDALLNPDPCTNPTIVLKKTLSCSYPNLPFNEALKKESEKLQVELQRSQSHMDLGSCEVIQHLLGVTKTVACTIPEEETNAKVSEKDSNYKESKGDVAKSYDDDDYPKKQKDACSTQRCSSPVSYGHDLVSRRGSYSDEWHADLLGCCSEPALCLKTLFFPCGTFSRIASVAKDRPMSSGEACNDIMAYSLILSCCCYTCCVRRKLRQKLDIAGGCCDDFLSHLLCCCCALVQEWREVEIRGAYGEKTKTTPPPCQYMEH
- the LOC101772960 gene encoding ABC transporter G family member 22 isoform X2, with protein sequence MMESIMEKPVAAGGGGGGGGGIKHHGRAKSEQLAPSQSLSRTASAETVLSNADTTTGQSRKSSFGRKQRAASGGGGNSHIRKSRSAQLKLDVEDLVSNSAALSRASSASLGFSFTFTGFTPPPQYMHSADPATFSDDDTPMDIEAGTRRRKKLMTEPTMPIYLKFTEVKYRVAAKGSPREILGGISGSASPGEVLALMGPSGSGKTTLLSILGGRAGGGAVEGCISYNDEPYCKSLKRRIGFVTQDDVLFTHLTVKETLTYAALLRLPRTMTRQQKKERAMDIIYELGLERCQDTMIGGSFVRGVSGGERKRVCIGNEILINPSLLFLDEPTSGLDSTTALRIVQLLHDIAEDGKTVITTIHQPSSRLFHNFDKLILLGKGSLLYFGKASEAMPYFQSIGCTPLFAMNPAEFLLDLANGNTNDVSVPSELDDKYLVDAYETRVAFKEKKKLLAPLPISDDLKATITSSKREWGTSWWQQYSILFCRGIKERRHDYLSWMRITQVIATSVILGLLWWRSDPRTLKGLEDQAGLLFFIAVFWGFFPVFTAIFTFPQERAMLNKERAVDMYKLSAYFLARTTSDLPLDLFLPVVFMVIVYFMAGLKATATHFFLSMLTVFLSIIAAQGLGLVIGASLLDIKKATTLASVTVMTFMLAGGFFVKTVPPFISWLRYLSFNYHTYRLLLKVQYDPVPEILTTTKHMDNGATEVAALVAMIIGYRVLAYLSLRRVNAPSS
- the LOC101772960 gene encoding ABC transporter G family member 22 isoform X1, whose product is MMESIMEKPVAAGGGGGGGGGIKHHGRAKSEQLAPSQSLSRTASAETVLSNADTTTGQSRKSSFGRKQRAASGGGGNSHIRKSRSAQLKLDVEDLVSNSAALSRASSASLGFSFTFTGFTPPPQYMHSADPATFSDDDTPMDIEAGTRRRKKLMTEPTMPIYLKFTEVKYRVAAKGSPREILGGISGSASPGEVLALMGPSGSGKTTLLSILGGRAGGGAVEGCISYNDEPYCKSLKRRIGFVTQDDVLFTHLTVKETLTYAALLRLPRTMTRQQKKERAMDIIYELGLERCQDTMIGGSFVRGVSGGERKRVCIGNEILINPSLLFLDEPTSGLDSTTALRIVQLLHDIAEDGKTVITTIHQPSSRLFHNFDKLILLGKGSLLYFGKASEAMPYFQSIGCTPLFAMNPAEFLLDLANGNTNDVSVPSELDDKVHMENHNLENNNSKNDCRPSAQDVHEYLVDAYETRVAFKEKKKLLAPLPISDDLKATITSSKREWGTSWWQQYSILFCRGIKERRHDYLSWMRITQVIATSVILGLLWWRSDPRTLKGLEDQAGLLFFIAVFWGFFPVFTAIFTFPQERAMLNKERAVDMYKLSAYFLARTTSDLPLDLFLPVVFMVIVYFMAGLKATATHFFLSMLTVFLSIIAAQGLGLVIGASLLDIKKATTLASVTVMTFMLAGGFFVKTVPPFISWLRYLSFNYHTYRLLLKVQYDPVPEILTTTKHMDNGATEVAALVAMIIGYRVLAYLSLRRVNAPSS